The Arthrobacter sp. NicSoilC5 genome has a window encoding:
- a CDS encoding general stress protein — protein sequence MSNIFGAPKAGAANGPDDARAVPTGDTVGSYTSYLDAQKAVDYLADQQFPVQMVSIVGNELKMVERVTGRLSYPRVALSGALSGMWFGLFVGVMLSFFAPSPGYFSIMTSVLMGAAFFMLFGIVTYAMQRGKRDFTSTSQVVATSYDVIVAPEAAHEARRLLQQLPMSRSDAASGHGPYTQHDYYNQPYQQQHHQQPGQQQGQGPARPAGWNDPYGQRSSGSSAHNGPVQEGHGYPDDAGQQHTGQQPAQQYDAGQQHSGQQPAQPVRSVRYPDLPDGRPQYGVRLPQGPAADAGQPGMGQTTEHRAEAEHRAGDHVQDGAEHPVENQYGPDGDQHRGDHRQ from the coding sequence ATGTCGAACATTTTTGGTGCTCCCAAGGCCGGCGCCGCGAACGGACCGGACGATGCCCGGGCTGTTCCCACCGGTGACACCGTTGGCTCCTACACTTCCTACCTCGACGCCCAGAAAGCGGTTGACTACCTGGCGGACCAGCAGTTCCCGGTCCAGATGGTGTCCATCGTGGGCAATGAACTGAAGATGGTGGAGCGGGTTACGGGGCGCCTGAGCTATCCGCGGGTAGCGTTGTCGGGAGCGCTGAGCGGCATGTGGTTCGGCCTGTTCGTGGGCGTCATGCTCTCCTTCTTCGCTCCGTCACCCGGGTACTTCTCCATCATGACCTCGGTGCTGATGGGCGCGGCGTTCTTCATGCTCTTCGGCATCGTCACCTACGCCATGCAGCGCGGCAAGCGGGACTTCACCTCCACCAGCCAGGTGGTGGCCACCAGCTACGACGTGATCGTGGCCCCCGAGGCAGCCCACGAGGCCCGGCGGCTCCTGCAGCAGCTGCCCATGTCCCGCTCGGACGCAGCATCCGGCCACGGCCCGTATACGCAGCATGACTACTACAACCAGCCGTACCAGCAGCAGCACCACCAGCAGCCCGGGCAGCAGCAGGGGCAGGGCCCGGCCCGCCCCGCCGGGTGGAACGATCCCTACGGCCAGCGGTCCTCCGGTTCGTCCGCCCACAACGGACCGGTGCAGGAAGGCCACGGGTACCCGGACGACGCAGGCCAGCAGCACACCGGCCAGCAGCCGGCCCAGCAGTACGACGCCGGCCAGCAGCACAGCGGCCAGCAGCCGGCGCAGCCGGTCCGTTCCGTCCGTTACCCGGACCTGCCGGACGGTCGCCCGCAGTACGGCGTGCGCCTGCCCCAGGGCCCTGCCGCTGATGCGGGGCAGCCTGGCATGGGACAAACCACGGAACACCGGGCAGAAGCAGAACACCGGGCAGGGGACCACGTGCAGGATGGCGCGGAGCACCCGGTAGAAAACCAGTATGGTCCGGACGGGGACCAGCACCGGGGCGACCACCGGCAGTAA
- a CDS encoding CBS domain-containing protein, with amino-acid sequence MSTTPTRVFVARLLGLDVFDPLGDRLGRLRDVVVLSRGTRGAPHVVGIVVEVPGKKRVFVPMTRITSIDQTQIICTGLVNLRRFEQRGAETLVVAEMFDRRVTLRDGSGDATIEDIAIDQHRSRDWFVSKLFVRRGHSLSPLSRLRRNETLIIDWADAQQGPRTEPQAATQFVANHEDLKPADFAEALQEMSDKRRFEVASELQDERLADVLQELPEDDQVEILSALDVQRAADVLEEMDPDDAADLLGELPSAQAEELLQLMEPEGAEDVRRLLEYDEDTAGGLMTPVPVILPPEATVAEALAHVRREELSPALASSIFIARPPLETPTGRFLGVVHIQQLLRFPPFEALGNLVDKNLEPLSDQAHISEVARTLATYNLNSLPVVNDAGRLVGAVTVDDVLDHLLPDDWRAHDGEAPIRKLGGRIG; translated from the coding sequence GTGAGCACAACACCTACACGCGTCTTCGTGGCACGCCTCCTGGGCCTCGACGTCTTCGACCCGCTGGGCGACCGGCTGGGCCGGCTGCGCGACGTTGTTGTGCTGTCCCGGGGAACCCGGGGAGCTCCGCACGTGGTGGGCATTGTGGTGGAAGTTCCAGGCAAGAAGCGCGTCTTCGTGCCCATGACCCGCATCACCTCGATCGACCAGACGCAGATCATTTGCACGGGCCTGGTCAACCTGCGCCGGTTTGAACAGCGTGGGGCGGAAACCCTGGTGGTGGCCGAGATGTTCGACCGCCGGGTCACCCTACGCGACGGCAGCGGCGACGCCACGATCGAAGACATCGCCATAGACCAGCACCGGTCCCGCGACTGGTTCGTCAGCAAGCTCTTTGTCCGGCGCGGCCACTCCCTGTCCCCTTTGAGCCGGCTGCGCCGCAACGAAACGCTGATCATCGACTGGGCGGACGCCCAGCAGGGGCCGCGCACCGAACCGCAGGCCGCCACCCAGTTCGTGGCCAACCACGAGGACCTCAAGCCCGCGGACTTCGCCGAGGCCCTGCAGGAAATGAGCGACAAGCGCCGCTTCGAGGTTGCCAGCGAACTGCAGGACGAACGGCTGGCCGACGTCCTCCAGGAACTGCCGGAGGACGACCAGGTAGAGATCCTCTCCGCCCTGGATGTCCAGCGCGCCGCGGACGTCCTGGAGGAGATGGATCCTGACGACGCCGCCGACCTCCTCGGAGAACTCCCCTCCGCCCAGGCAGAGGAACTGCTCCAGCTCATGGAGCCTGAAGGCGCCGAGGACGTCCGCCGCCTGCTTGAGTACGACGAGGACACCGCCGGCGGCCTGATGACCCCGGTGCCTGTCATCCTGCCGCCGGAGGCCACCGTCGCCGAAGCCCTGGCCCACGTCCGGCGCGAGGAGCTCTCCCCCGCCCTGGCGTCGTCGATCTTCATTGCCCGGCCGCCGCTGGAAACGCCCACGGGCCGCTTCCTGGGCGTGGTGCACATCCAGCAGCTGCTGCGTTTCCCGCCGTTCGAGGCACTGGGAAACCTGGTGGACAAGAACCTTGAGCCGTTGTCCGACCAGGCCCACATCAGCGAAGTGGCACGGACTTTGGCCACCTACAACCTGAACTCCCTCCCGGTGGTCAATGACGCCGGCCGGCTTGTGGGGGCGGTGACTGTTGATGACGTCTTGGATCATTTGTTGCCGGACGACTGGCGCGCCCATGACGGCGAAGCCCCGATAAGAAAGCTCGGTGGCCGCATTGGCTGA
- a CDS encoding DUF1003 domain-containing protein encodes MAALADNSALKNTNQRNLANAESKGSLDTPLSARQRILPKFKPDPDAFGHATEGFARFMGTPQFLVYMTVFCIFWLGWNTWAPVEWQFDSRDLGFTLLTLMLSLQASYAAPLLLLAQNRQDDRDRVSLQQDRQRAERNLSDTEYLTRELASLRIALREVATRDYVRAELRSLLEDLLEAQEELRTHEDSGPGSHESPRDKVKDKLREQRDRQRNPRTQQIPRVKPGHSAQ; translated from the coding sequence GTGGCCGCATTGGCTGATAACAGCGCTCTGAAGAACACCAACCAGCGGAACCTGGCCAATGCGGAATCAAAAGGCAGTCTCGATACACCCCTAAGCGCGCGCCAGCGGATCCTGCCCAAATTCAAGCCTGACCCGGACGCGTTCGGGCATGCCACCGAGGGCTTTGCCCGGTTCATGGGCACGCCGCAGTTCCTGGTCTACATGACCGTGTTCTGCATTTTCTGGCTCGGTTGGAACACCTGGGCGCCGGTGGAGTGGCAGTTTGATTCGCGGGACCTTGGCTTCACCCTGCTGACCCTGATGCTGTCTCTGCAGGCCTCCTACGCCGCACCCCTCCTGCTGCTGGCGCAGAACCGGCAGGATGACCGTGACCGCGTCTCGCTGCAGCAGGACCGGCAGCGGGCAGAGCGCAACCTGTCCGATACCGAATACCTGACCCGGGAGCTGGCCTCCCTGCGGATCGCGCTGCGCGAAGTAGCAACCCGCGACTACGTCCGGGCCGAGCTGCGCTCGCTCCTGGAAGACCTCCTGGAAGCGCAGGAGGAACTGCGGACCCATGAGGACTCCGGGCCCGGCTCGCACGAATCCCCGCGGGACAAGGTCAAGGACAAACTGCGCGAGCAGCGGGACCGGCAGCGCAACCCGCGCACCCAGCAGATCCCCCGGGTCAAACCCGGCCACTCTGCCCAATGA
- a CDS encoding Mrp/NBP35 family ATP-binding protein: MSAPTHPAAAGRPPLVSAVNDALATVIDPELRRPITELGMVDSVQVSDDGKVTVAVLLTIAGCPLRDTITADSQKALSAVPGVTAVDVELKVMDQAQRDALKEKLRGPGGQRTIPFNEPDSLTKVYAVASGKGGVGKSSVTVNLATALAAQGLRVGIVDADVYGFSVPALLGITQKPTQVDDMILPPVAYGVKVISIGMFVTGNQPVAWRGPMLHRALEQFLTDVYFGDLDALFLDLPPGTGDIAISVAQLLPKAEILVVTTPQAAAADVAERAGAIATQTGQKIAGVIENMSYLEMPDGGRMELFGSGGGTVLTERLSATVGADVPLLGQIPLDIELREGGDAGVPIVLGRPGAPAAAALTGIAGELAAKPRGLAGMKLGLQPR; encoded by the coding sequence ATGAGCGCCCCCACCCACCCCGCAGCCGCCGGCCGGCCACCACTGGTCAGTGCCGTCAACGATGCCCTGGCCACGGTCATCGATCCGGAGCTGCGCCGCCCCATCACGGAACTGGGCATGGTGGACTCCGTCCAGGTGTCCGACGACGGGAAGGTCACCGTCGCGGTCCTGCTCACCATCGCGGGCTGCCCGTTGCGGGATACCATCACCGCCGATTCGCAGAAAGCCCTTTCCGCGGTCCCCGGCGTCACGGCCGTCGACGTCGAGCTCAAGGTGATGGACCAGGCGCAGCGCGATGCCCTCAAGGAGAAGCTGCGCGGACCGGGCGGCCAGCGCACGATTCCCTTCAACGAGCCGGACTCCCTGACCAAGGTCTACGCGGTGGCCAGCGGCAAGGGCGGCGTGGGCAAGTCCTCGGTGACGGTGAACCTGGCCACGGCACTGGCCGCCCAGGGCCTCCGGGTGGGCATCGTGGACGCCGACGTCTACGGCTTCTCCGTACCCGCCCTGCTGGGCATCACGCAAAAACCCACGCAAGTGGACGACATGATCCTTCCGCCCGTGGCCTACGGCGTGAAGGTGATTTCCATCGGTATGTTCGTGACCGGCAACCAGCCGGTGGCCTGGCGCGGACCCATGCTGCACCGGGCGCTCGAACAGTTCCTCACCGACGTCTACTTCGGCGACCTGGATGCCCTGTTCCTGGACCTCCCGCCAGGCACCGGCGACATCGCCATCTCCGTTGCCCAGCTGCTGCCCAAGGCTGAAATCCTGGTGGTCACCACGCCGCAGGCAGCAGCAGCCGACGTCGCCGAACGGGCCGGTGCCATCGCCACGCAGACCGGGCAGAAGATCGCCGGCGTCATCGAGAACATGTCGTATCTGGAGATGCCCGACGGTGGCCGGATGGAGCTGTTCGGCAGCGGCGGCGGGACGGTGCTCACAGAACGGCTCAGCGCCACGGTGGGAGCGGACGTCCCCCTGCTGGGCCAGATTCCCCTGGACATCGAGCTGCGCGAGGGCGGGGATGCAGGGGTTCCGATCGTCCTTGGCAGGCCCGGGGCTCCAGCGGCGGCCGCGCTTACCGGCATCGCCGGGGAGCTTGCCGCTAAACCGCGCGGCCTCGCCGGGATGAAGCTGGGTCTGCAGCCCCGCTGA
- a CDS encoding Sec-independent protein translocase TatB: MFGINGPEFILLLIIGVLVIGPQRLPEYTQKLANLVKEVRQMANGAREQIKEEVGIDIDDVDWKKYDPRQYDPRRIIKEALLDDDTKPVSAGAPAAVAAVSGAAAAADAAPSRPERVVQRLAPGETAPFDTEAT, translated from the coding sequence GTGTTTGGAATCAACGGCCCGGAGTTCATCCTTCTGCTGATCATTGGCGTGCTGGTGATCGGCCCCCAGCGGCTGCCGGAATATACCCAGAAGCTGGCGAACCTGGTCAAGGAAGTCCGCCAGATGGCCAACGGTGCCCGTGAGCAAATCAAGGAAGAAGTGGGCATCGACATCGATGATGTCGACTGGAAGAAATACGATCCCCGCCAGTACGATCCCCGGCGCATCATCAAGGAAGCACTGCTCGACGACGACACCAAGCCTGTCAGCGCAGGCGCCCCTGCCGCGGTGGCTGCCGTTTCCGGCGCTGCCGCCGCGGCAGATGCCGCCCCCAGCCGGCCCGAAAGGGTAGTCCAGCGGCTCGCCCCGGGCGAGACCGCCCCGTTCGACACCGAAGCTACCTAG
- a CDS encoding anti-sigma factor, whose product MKSQFPFGGRHQRTGSHLEACQECAATVRRERQYLERLRDAPIPPASQDLTARLLARTHELAAQPAAPVPPPQGVTPRMAARALALTAGGTVAAAGVLAVGAFTAAGDPGAGEPAGTEAAFSHVSSQTPADGRPLSATQLATLRSEGWACPDLQAMGFHLEAARALVVNGEPAVELRLTDGAHHATVTEQHPVANEPAGHAPVVHGVAEGESAAGQEGGPVQVPGTSQWSATYRAAGLTITYRSDLPAEQADDAMPILKRLADSAAEGVAADVPDRPEGQAAEPLDARLERGINKIAALFTQ is encoded by the coding sequence ATGAAGTCCCAGTTTCCTTTCGGCGGCAGGCATCAGCGCACCGGCAGCCACCTTGAGGCCTGCCAGGAGTGTGCCGCCACGGTGCGCCGGGAACGGCAGTACCTTGAGCGCCTGCGGGATGCCCCCATTCCGCCCGCCAGCCAGGACCTGACCGCACGGCTGCTGGCCCGGACCCACGAACTGGCAGCCCAGCCGGCCGCCCCGGTGCCGCCGCCCCAGGGTGTCACCCCCCGCATGGCCGCCCGGGCCCTTGCGCTCACCGCCGGCGGAACCGTAGCTGCGGCGGGCGTGCTGGCCGTGGGTGCTTTCACGGCAGCAGGTGACCCCGGAGCCGGCGAACCGGCGGGAACCGAGGCCGCTTTTTCGCATGTCTCATCGCAGACCCCCGCTGACGGCCGGCCCTTGAGCGCCACGCAGCTGGCCACCCTGCGTTCCGAAGGATGGGCGTGTCCGGACCTGCAGGCCATGGGATTCCATCTGGAAGCGGCGCGTGCGCTGGTGGTCAACGGGGAGCCCGCAGTGGAGTTGAGGCTCACTGACGGCGCACACCACGCCACTGTCACGGAGCAGCACCCTGTCGCCAATGAACCAGCAGGCCACGCCCCGGTGGTTCACGGGGTTGCAGAAGGGGAGAGCGCTGCGGGCCAGGAGGGTGGACCGGTGCAGGTGCCGGGCACCTCCCAGTGGTCCGCCACGTACCGGGCCGCAGGCCTGACCATCACCTACCGCTCCGACCTGCCCGCGGAGCAGGCCGACGATGCCATGCCCATCCTCAAGCGGCTTGCCGATTCCGCGGCGGAGGGAGTCGCGGCAGACGTCCCGGACCGGCCGGAAGGGCAGGCCGCGGAACCCCTGGATGCACGGCTGGAGCGCGGAATCAACAAGATCGCGGCCCTGTTCACCCAATGA
- the sigE gene encoding RNA polymerase sigma factor SigE — translation MSSSVVAPVPAVNNPDDEWVRPTWEEVVTNHSAKVYRLAYRLTGNKFDAEDLTQEVFVRVFRSLENFKPGTLDGWLHRITTNLFLDQARRKTRIRFDALAEDAESRLPGREPGPEQSFELNNLDLDVQAALEELPPDFRAAVVLCDLEGLSYDEVAEALGVKLGTVRSRIHRGRTMLREKLAHRDPRPQQSRRKLSMPRIAGIL, via the coding sequence ATGTCATCTTCAGTTGTGGCACCTGTCCCTGCAGTAAACAATCCCGATGATGAGTGGGTCCGTCCCACCTGGGAAGAAGTGGTCACCAACCACTCCGCGAAGGTCTACCGGCTGGCCTACCGCCTGACCGGCAACAAGTTCGACGCCGAGGACCTCACCCAGGAGGTCTTTGTCCGCGTGTTCCGTTCGCTGGAGAACTTCAAGCCCGGAACCCTCGATGGCTGGCTCCACCGCATCACCACCAACCTGTTCCTTGACCAGGCCCGGCGGAAGACCCGGATCCGTTTCGACGCACTGGCGGAGGACGCCGAGTCCCGGCTGCCGGGCCGGGAGCCGGGTCCGGAGCAAAGCTTCGAGTTGAACAACCTCGACCTGGACGTGCAGGCCGCCTTGGAGGAACTGCCGCCGGACTTCCGCGCCGCCGTGGTCCTGTGCGACCTTGAAGGGCTCTCCTACGACGAAGTCGCCGAGGCCCTGGGCGTGAAGCTGGGCACCGTCCGTTCGCGCATCCACCGGGGACGGACCATGCTCCGCGAAAAGCTAGCCCACCGCGATCCGCGCCCGCAGCAGTCCCGCCGCAAGCTTTCGATGCCGCGCATCGCCGGCATCCTCTGA
- a CDS encoding O-methyltransferase: MSADKSSSWSYAEDLPAEDEVMLRARERSFELGVSAISPGVGAVLTVLAAASKAQTAVEIGTGAGVSGVCLLRGLGAHAVLTTIDVDVEHLRAAREAFAEAGSPANRTRTISGRAGDVLPRLTDGAYDLVFIDADKPGLPGYVEQAIRLLKRSGLLVINDALDKDKVANPAGREPNTVTLRQVGKAIRDDDRLASAMLPTGDGLLVAVKK, from the coding sequence ATGAGCGCCGACAAGTCCAGCAGCTGGTCCTATGCAGAAGATCTGCCCGCTGAGGATGAGGTTATGCTTCGGGCCCGGGAACGTTCTTTTGAATTGGGCGTCAGCGCCATCAGTCCCGGCGTGGGCGCGGTCCTCACGGTCCTGGCCGCCGCGTCCAAGGCGCAGACGGCGGTGGAGATCGGCACCGGCGCCGGCGTCTCCGGCGTCTGCCTGCTGCGGGGCCTTGGCGCGCACGCTGTCCTGACCACCATCGATGTGGACGTGGAGCACCTGCGGGCTGCCCGCGAAGCGTTCGCCGAGGCCGGCAGTCCCGCCAACCGGACCCGCACCATTTCCGGCCGCGCGGGCGACGTCCTGCCCCGGCTCACGGACGGCGCCTACGATCTTGTCTTCATCGATGCGGACAAGCCCGGGCTCCCCGGCTATGTGGAACAGGCCATCCGGCTGCTCAAGCGCTCGGGCCTGCTGGTCATCAACGATGCCCTGGACAAGGACAAGGTGGCCAACCCTGCAGGCCGCGAGCCCAACACGGTGACCCTGCGGCAGGTGGGCAAGGCCATTCGCGACGACGACAGGCTGGCGTCGGCAATGCTTCCCACCGGGGACGGCCTGCTGGTTGCCGTCAAGAAGTAG
- a CDS encoding DUF3117 domain-containing protein, translating to MAAMKPRTGDGPMEVTKEGRSLIMRVPLEGGGRLVVELNAAEAANLKECLVGVTE from the coding sequence ATGGCGGCTATGAAACCACGCACCGGCGACGGCCCAATGGAAGTCACCAAGGAGGGCCGCAGCCTGATCATGCGGGTCCCGCTCGAAGGCGGCGGGCGCCTGGTGGTCGAACTGAACGCTGCCGAGGCAGCCAACCTCAAGGAATGCCTGGTCGGCGTTACCGAATAG
- a CDS encoding DivIVA domain-containing protein, translating into MSFFLVFLAVVLVAAVLWAGLGRRSRRPDGAVLPVLLGGFEEPPANLPPVLLPERAVPEDVTRLRFSLGLRGYRMDQVDQVLDELRDQLAARDAEMAELRDRLAATEAQTGAGPGQPDDGGPQAPSTVPEVPDAGEGGNPAVHEGAAPRKGGL; encoded by the coding sequence GTGAGCTTCTTTCTGGTTTTCCTCGCCGTCGTCCTTGTGGCGGCGGTCCTTTGGGCCGGCCTGGGCCGGCGCTCCCGCAGGCCGGACGGGGCGGTGCTGCCTGTCCTGCTGGGCGGTTTCGAAGAGCCGCCGGCCAATCTGCCGCCGGTGCTGCTGCCGGAGCGCGCCGTTCCGGAGGACGTGACCCGGCTTCGCTTCTCGCTGGGCCTGCGCGGCTACCGGATGGACCAGGTGGACCAGGTCCTGGACGAACTGCGGGACCAGCTGGCGGCACGCGACGCGGAAATGGCCGAACTGCGGGACCGGCTGGCCGCCACGGAAGCGCAAACCGGCGCCGGCCCAGGCCAGCCGGACGACGGCGGGCCCCAGGCCCCCAGCACGGTTCCGGAAGTGCCGGACGCGGGAGAGGGCGGGAACCCGGCGGTCCATGAAGGCGCTGCCCCGCGGAAGGGCGGCCTGTGA
- a CDS encoding TIGR00730 family Rossman fold protein translates to MSINADPAKNTQPRRKGPLELRRKQAAVEMSDQHLLDTKGPGQFVHTDPWRVLRIQSEFVEGFGALADIGKAVSVFGSARTKPGSVYYEMGVEVGRKLAEAGVAVITGGGPGSMEAANRGTVEGNGVSVGLGIELPFEQGLNQWVDLGINFRYFFARKTMFVKYAQGFIVLPGGLGTLDELFEAMVLVQTRKVTSFPIVLLGVDFWGPMIEWIRGTLVAEGMVSEKDLDLIQLVDDPAEAVDRVLHGAVAPSLNGEQRPE, encoded by the coding sequence ATGAGCATCAACGCAGATCCGGCCAAGAATACCCAGCCGCGCCGTAAGGGGCCCCTCGAGCTGCGCCGCAAGCAGGCGGCCGTGGAAATGTCGGACCAGCACCTGCTCGATACGAAAGGCCCCGGCCAGTTCGTCCACACCGACCCTTGGCGGGTCCTGCGGATCCAGAGCGAATTCGTCGAGGGCTTCGGCGCGCTGGCGGACATCGGGAAGGCCGTCAGCGTCTTCGGCTCAGCCCGCACCAAGCCCGGAAGCGTGTACTACGAGATGGGCGTGGAAGTGGGGCGCAAGCTCGCCGAAGCCGGCGTCGCCGTGATCACCGGCGGCGGCCCGGGTTCCATGGAGGCGGCCAACCGGGGAACGGTGGAAGGCAACGGCGTATCGGTGGGTCTCGGCATTGAACTGCCCTTCGAGCAGGGCCTGAACCAGTGGGTGGACCTGGGCATCAACTTCCGCTACTTCTTTGCCCGCAAGACCATGTTCGTTAAATACGCGCAGGGCTTCATTGTGCTGCCCGGCGGCCTGGGCACCCTGGATGAGCTGTTCGAGGCCATGGTCCTGGTCCAGACCCGGAAAGTGACGTCCTTCCCCATCGTCCTCCTGGGCGTCGACTTCTGGGGACCGATGATCGAGTGGATCAGGGGCACCCTGGTGGCCGAGGGCATGGTCTCAGAGAAGGACCTTGACCTTATCCAGCTGGTTGATGACCCCGCCGAAGCCGTGGACCGGGTCCTCCACGGCGCGGTGGCCCCGTCACTGAACGGGGAACAGCGGCCGGAGTAG